Below is a window of Culturomica massiliensis DNA.
ATATCCATGACTATAATTTATTTCATTTTTCAATTTAAGCATTTTTTACAAAAGTTCAAAAACCGACACTCAGCCTTTAGGCTCCTTTCCCTCATCCCCCTACTTCCAAATACTAAAACAGAAAGGACCGTATCAACCGGCACACCCTTTTTTCGGACACAACTTTTGTGATTAGGGAAAATAGTTGATTGATAACGAGTTAGTAAATGACACAAGTACGGATTTATCCGTATAAACATTATTTCGCTAAGGAAACTACTCTTTTCATGTAGGTTTCTATGTAGGTTAATTAATACCAATTGATTCCTACTAATGCGAATTAATAATAAGTCATTAACTAACTCGTTATCAGTCTATGTACACGATTAACATCAGGGGTAAGCAGAACCCGAAAGACACCAAGATGGTCAAGCTGGAGATAATTTTCTTCAAGACCGGTTACGCCCGTGTGCCGAAGGTTATAAACATCACAGGGCTATTAAAAGACTGGGATGTCAAGTCTCAGAGTTTCCGTGTAGGGAGTGCGGAGGCCACTACCAAGAACAAACTGCTTTTCGATTTGCGAACCAAATATCTGCATGTCGCCGATACCTGGGAGATGGAAGGCAGGAACTGGTCGCCCGTCCAGCTATCACATTGCTTCGATGAAATCAAGGCGGCCAAACCCGAGGTCAAAGTAAAGAGTGTCCAGCAGATGATCGATTATCTTGAAGAGACATTCAAAAACAAGAAACGCATCAAGAACGGTCAGATTGTCGACAGCACGACCAATGCTAAACGGTATGTCTATCTCAAGCGTGAACTGCAGGCGTTTACAAAGGAAAAATATGAAAAAGCCTTTTCCTCTTATTTCTTTACGGATATTACAGAAGAGTTTCTTCTTGACTTTGCGTTTTGGCTTAAAGAAAGAGGTATCAGAAATGGCAACAAGGCCGGACTTACACACAAACTAAGGTTGCTCCGTGCCGTATGCAGGCAGGCAGAAAAGAAAGAGATGTACGGGGTGAATATGGATAACTTCCTCTGTCTCGGTGATGATATTAATTGGCCGGAAACCACTTCAAGAGCAGTTCCGGAAACAGTCATAGCTAAAATCGCAAATGTTGACCGTACCTTGTTTACGAAAAAAGAGCAGTTGCATCTTGATTTGTTCCTGTTCAGCTACTATACCGGAGGTATGGCGAATGTCGATGTATGTAACCTGACATGGGATTTGGTCCAGGAAGACCGCATCGTCTATGAACGTATCAAGTTTCCCAAAACAGCCAAACCGGAATTACTCAGTAAAGCAAAAGCCATCATGAATAAATACCGTGGGCAAAGTTATGGAAATTATGTATTTCCTGTTTTTACTCATAAACACACGACCACTTCCAAGAAGACTACACGTGTCAAGCAAATTTCCACACGCCTTTCACAAACCTTGACGAAAGCATGCAAGATGTTGCGCATTAAAGAAAACATCACATGGTATTCCGCCCGTGGCTCTTTCATATCGAAGATGGTAGATGCCGGTAATAATCCGTATGTGGTTGCAGAGATGGCTGGTAACAGCCCATTGACCATCTATAAGCATTACTACAAGAATACAAAGCGGGAAGAAATCAAGCGGCAGATGGAAGAAATGTTCTGACCAGACATATCCATAAAGTTGTAAACACCTTGACAATTTCTCTGATGGATAAATCATACGGTATAATGGCTGTTAAAAGTCATTGATTACCAATGTGATATTTATTATATTGACAGAATCGCTCTTATTCTTGATTATTTTCACTACCTTTGTAGTCAATAACTTAAATAATATTTATATGAAAGAGTTGGTTTCAAAGATACAGGAAGTATATGCTACATTCTCCACGGATGCGGCACTTCAGATTGAAAAAGGCAACAAGGCCGCAGGTACCCGTGCCCGCAAGACTTCGTTGGAATTGGAAAAACTGATGAAAGAGTTTCGTAAGGTTTCCTTGGAAGAATCCAAGAAATAGCCTTTACACGTCCGGTCGTTATCACATAATGCCGGTTCTTCTGCAGATGCGGCATAAAAACCATATTGGCAGAACGACATAATAAAATACGGAAAGCGTTAGCTTTTGTCATGCACCGAAATCTGGTAAATTTCACTTATCCGCAGGACAAACAGTTTTCGCCTATGCTTTTGCGTGGGCTTAACTTGTTTGCGGATAGGTTTACCAGAACCTCGGTGCTACGGGTTATGTCCCACGCTTTTTGGTCTTGGTACATTGAATGCTTGACGGGACTCAAGCCAAATACGGAGATATTATGAACGACATGAATCTGATGGATGAACTTTTGAAAATTCCTGCTGATGCAACTGCCGCCACCGTACAAGGCATAGAAATGCTTCTTATCGATGAAAACAAGGCGGGGGCTTTATTGGAGTCGGATCCTAATGACAACACCATCCACGAATGCCTTTTAAGCAACGGCCGTTTCCTGTTCCAATCGGACAATGCCAACCTCGTTGCCCTGTATAAAGTAACAGGATCATCTGAATAACGCTCCTGTTGCATATAATCACCTTATTTGTCTGATTTCATCCTTCCTGCAAAGGCTTTTGACGGCTTGAATGCCGGGATATTGTGGGCAGGCACTATCACCGTGGTATTCCTGCTTATGTTGCGTGCTGTCTTTTCCGCACGGTGCTTGATGATGAAACTGCCGAAGCCGCGAAGATAAACCTCCTCGCCGTTTATCATGGAAGACTTTACGCTATCCATGAATCCTTCGACAACTTGTAACACGACCTGCTTCTCCAGACCGGTCTGCGTTGCTATTTCCCTGACGATATCCGCTTTTGTCATATTAACTCTTGATTAAATACTGTCAATCCGTTCACAAAGATACATCATTTCCTGAAATATCCTCCTTTTACAAACACATATAATAAACATTAGCCGGCGTCCGTCTCTACTCTTTCGATACAAATAGTATCGAAGTATGAAGCTGACACTCAACCGCAAATTCAAAGGTCAGACCTATACCATAGGTGACCTGTCCATCGACGGCAAATTTTTCTGTAATACCATCGAAGATGCCGTGAGGGAACTTCCGGCAACCTGTCCGGATACTCCTCGCGGCCGTTCCTGTACCTGCAAGGAAAAGGTCTATGCCAAGACTGCCATTCCTGCCGGGACTTATAAAGTCACTCTTCAGTACAGTCCCAGGTACAAGAAGAAAATGCCATATCTGCATGATGTGCCGCATTTCCTCGGCATCCTGATCCATTCCGGCAATACCGAAGTCGATTCCGCCGGCTGTATCATCGTGGGAAAGAATACGGTCAAGGGAAAAGTTTTGGAATCCCGTACTACATTCCAAAAACTGTATGCTATACTCGAGTCCGAAAGGGACATAACCATTCAGATTGTATAAATCTAATGGCGGTCAACAGGCTCAAACCACCCAGAAACCTGCGCATCGAGTTCAAACCGTCCCCACGGCAGTATGAACTCTGGAAACTGTTGCAACCGAACTATTGTCCCCATTGTGGCGGGGAGATCGAGCAAATCCTTATCGGCTATGACCAGCAAGGCAACCCTCAGTACAGGCCCCAATGCAGGCATTGCAAGTCGCAGAACCTGCCGCAGCTGATACTGGGAGGCGGAGCGGCCGGCGGCGGAAAATCGTATATCGGCAGCGTTTGGCTGGTGTCTTCATGTATCCGGTTCGAGAATATCCGTGCGGTGGTGGCCCGTAAGACACTCAAGTCGTTGAAGGAATCGACATGGAATACCATCAAGTCGATTCTGAAGGATTGGGGACTGAAAGAGGATACAAACTACAAGATAAACAACCTCGAAGGCACGCTCACATTCTGGAATGACTCGGTCATCATCATGAAGGAGATGGCGGATATCCCCAGCGACCCCAACTTCGAGCGTTTCGGCTCTTCGGAATACACCATCGCCATGGTGGACGAGGTGTCGGAAATCTCGGAACGGGCCGTCGAAGTGCTGTTCTCCCGTCTCCGCTGGAGAACCCATGAGACATTCAAGACTCCGAGAATGCTGCTCACCACCAATCCGACGATTAACTGGGTGCGTTCCCGCTTCGTGCAGGACGAAAACGGAGACAAGGTCATCTGCCGCGAGGGTGAAGCGTATATACCTTTTTCCGTGTTTGACAACCCGAATATCGCTTTCCGTCAGGTGTACGAGGCGGCCCTGAACAAGATCCGGGATCAGGCGACAAAGGAACGCCTGCTCTATGGCAACTGGGATTTCGTGGAAGCCAACGATATGGCGATTTATAACAGTTTCGACGGCTCCCGGCATCTCGTTACCGGACTGAAAGAAAAAGCATACGATCCGACCAAGCCGCTCATCACGGTGTGGGACTTCAATGTTGCCCCCCAAATGTCGGTGCTCTCCGCACAAATAGACTATGAAAACAGGAAGGTCTATATACTGGAAGAGATACTCGGCAAGCCGGAGGAAAAGGAGAACAACACACCTGCGTTGGCACGGAAAGTACGCTTAAAACTTTACCGGGACAAGCATATCGGCGGAGTGGATGTGACCGGTGACCCTTCCGGGTTACAACGCTCCACCACCAACGAGGACGGCATCAACAACTATACCATCATCACGGACACTTTCGGCAGAGGAATCCTGCGACCGAAGGTAAAGCTATTACGCAAGCAGCCTCCGCAGGCTACACGGTGCGAGTTCGTCAACGAGGTATTCGGGGGCTATGAAGGCTGGGAGATACAAATCGATATCAAATGTCGCAAACTTACCCAGGATCTGATTTACCAGCTTCGTAACGAGGACGGTACCAAGAGCAAACAGAAGACCACCGACCCGAAAACCGGTGTCAAATATGAACGGTACGGGCACTTGTCCGACTGCCTTGACTACCTGCTCTGTTACTACCTGCGTGACAGCTGGTACAAGTTCAAGAGCGGAGGCGACGGGAACGGGTATGTGGTATCCACATCGGTAATTCAGGAAGGATTTTCATACTAATAACGGAACAAGGATATGTACAGACGGTTTCTCAATAATGACGACTATCTTGGGATAATTACTCCGGAAGCCCTGGCACAACTCACGCGGGGCAATGATGCACGATTCATCCAGGCGGAAGAATCGACGGAGATGAGTATCGTGGAATATTTGTCGGAGAACTACGAGATTGAAAAGGAACTTGCAAAAGGAAAATATATCGCCGAATACGACCGTCGGATTACCTATCCCGTGGGTGTGCATGTCTATTTCGAGGGACAAATCCATGAGGTGATACGCTCCGTCAGCGGCTATCGCAAGCCGGCAACGGTTGTCTATTGGGAAGAGAGTTCTGATATCCGTGTCGATGCGGGACAAGTTGTAAATTATTCCCAGTTCAACACCTATTATCCGGGAGATAAAGTGAATTATAACGGCATTGTTTATACTTGTCTTAATGAAAACGGGTACAAGTTCGATGATGTCCGTATCCCGTTGGTCGGCGGTTGGATCGAGGCGGAAGCCTCGTTATGGCAGCCTGTCGAGTATCCTCTGTGGGCAGTCGTCGAGTATGAAGGAGCATTCTATACTTTGATGACGCTTGAAGGTTTCGATTACAATCTTGACCCGATGGTTTCCGACTGCTGGGGAGCCATAGCCGATTACGATTCATCATACAATGCCTATGAGTTGTCGGAACACGAATATGTCGTTTATGACGGACGGGTATTTTACCCGGAAACGGATGTGAACGCGGACACACCGCAAGTCGGGCAGAACCTCTCGTTGCATGACCCCCGCAACTACAATCTCAAGAAGCACATGGTCCGGCTGGCCATCTACGAACTCACGAAACTCATTGCTCCGAATAATGTCAGTGTTGTCCGCATGCGCGATTACGAGGATAGCATGAAATGGCTCAATGATGCCGCCAAACTACGGCTTAATCCGCAGATTCCCCGCAAAGTCGATGACTCGAAGAAACCTGTCACCGACTGGCAACTGGCTACTTTCCAGACGGATTATGATCCGTATAAGAATCCGTGGATGGTGTAAATAGAAAAAGTATTAGGTATCAGAGAAATAATTGTTACATTTTTTCAACTGACTAAATAACAGAAGAATGTCGATGCCTTATACCTTACGAGCAACTAATCAAATCTAGCATCTCGTTACTTATCTAAATTTTTTAATTAGTAATATCTGGTAAATGCCGGAATTCCGGAATGAGGGATAGAAAAGTGAAAGAACTCTTTCGTACAAAAAAACAGATTTTCGGGCATTGAAAGAATAATTGATAATCAGTTATTTGTGCTGTTTTTTGACCAAAAACTTGTTTTTTGGACAGAGCAAAAATTGTCTTCTCAATTAAAAGATGGGAAACTCGCAGTCTTTATATAGCGAGTATTTCTTCCTACACCCTCTTTCTGTATAATCCCCATCTCTTCCATTTTTGAGATAAACACTCGAACCTGTCTGTCAGAACCTTGATATTATCTGATTACAGAATCAGCAGTCTATCAACTTTTCTATCCATTCATTGAAGTGACTGCACCGGGCACG
It encodes the following:
- a CDS encoding DUF5675 family protein, coding for MKLTLNRKFKGQTYTIGDLSIDGKFFCNTIEDAVRELPATCPDTPRGRSCTCKEKVYAKTAIPAGTYKVTLQYSPRYKKKMPYLHDVPHFLGILIHSGNTEVDSAGCIIVGKNTVKGKVLESRTTFQKLYAILESERDITIQIV
- a CDS encoding histone H1, producing the protein MKELVSKIQEVYATFSTDAALQIEKGNKAAGTRARKTSLELEKLMKEFRKVSLEESKK
- a CDS encoding HU family DNA-binding protein gives rise to the protein MTKADIVREIATQTGLEKQVVLQVVEGFMDSVKSSMINGEEVYLRGFGSFIIKHRAEKTARNISRNTTVIVPAHNIPAFKPSKAFAGRMKSDK
- a CDS encoding phage integrase SAM-like domain-containing protein, translated to MYTINIRGKQNPKDTKMVKLEIIFFKTGYARVPKVINITGLLKDWDVKSQSFRVGSAEATTKNKLLFDLRTKYLHVADTWEMEGRNWSPVQLSHCFDEIKAAKPEVKVKSVQQMIDYLEETFKNKKRIKNGQIVDSTTNAKRYVYLKRELQAFTKEKYEKAFSSYFFTDITEEFLLDFAFWLKERGIRNGNKAGLTHKLRLLRAVCRQAEKKEMYGVNMDNFLCLGDDINWPETTSRAVPETVIAKIANVDRTLFTKKEQLHLDLFLFSYYTGGMANVDVCNLTWDLVQEDRIVYERIKFPKTAKPELLSKAKAIMNKYRGQSYGNYVFPVFTHKHTTTSKKTTRVKQISTRLSQTLTKACKMLRIKENITWYSARGSFISKMVDAGNNPYVVAEMAGNSPLTIYKHYYKNTKREEIKRQMEEMF
- a CDS encoding phage terminase large subunit, yielding MAVNRLKPPRNLRIEFKPSPRQYELWKLLQPNYCPHCGGEIEQILIGYDQQGNPQYRPQCRHCKSQNLPQLILGGGAAGGGKSYIGSVWLVSSCIRFENIRAVVARKTLKSLKESTWNTIKSILKDWGLKEDTNYKINNLEGTLTFWNDSVIIMKEMADIPSDPNFERFGSSEYTIAMVDEVSEISERAVEVLFSRLRWRTHETFKTPRMLLTTNPTINWVRSRFVQDENGDKVICREGEAYIPFSVFDNPNIAFRQVYEAALNKIRDQATKERLLYGNWDFVEANDMAIYNSFDGSRHLVTGLKEKAYDPTKPLITVWDFNVAPQMSVLSAQIDYENRKVYILEEILGKPEEKENNTPALARKVRLKLYRDKHIGGVDVTGDPSGLQRSTTNEDGINNYTIITDTFGRGILRPKVKLLRKQPPQATRCEFVNEVFGGYEGWEIQIDIKCRKLTQDLIYQLRNEDGTKSKQKTTDPKTGVKYERYGHLSDCLDYLLCYYLRDSWYKFKSGGDGNGYVVSTSVIQEGFSY